A genomic segment from Garra rufa chromosome 5, GarRuf1.0, whole genome shotgun sequence encodes:
- the LOC141334407 gene encoding NACHT, LRR and PYD domains-containing protein 3-like has translation MDHTQTSRDEDFSPGCSSVYQKRSEPEPSCVSMKSDRSMGVPENFRSILPHRSVIRKPFRKKYDQIMNQPQDRTNPSVRYKVINTFRSHLLKKFGRLYEGTGTQGKPTLLNEIYTELYITESESGEISNEHEVRQIETQSRRTATEDTAIKCNHIFRPLPGQDKAIRTVLTKGVAGIGKTVSVQKFILDWAEGKENQDVQLIFPLPFREINLMKNKTLSLSDLLHVFLPETKEMEISSDEYKVLFIFDGLDECRLSLDFQSKVKVCNISESASVDVLLMNLIVGNLLPSALIWITSRPAAADLIPSECVHRVTEVRGFNEPQKEEYFRKRISDQSLANRIISHLKSSRSLYIMCHIPVFCWISAAVLEKMLSPAETGEIPKTLTQMYTHFLILQTNIKHEKDYEKKLTDEDMILKLGKVAFQQLVKGNLIFYEEDLRECGIDVTEASVYSGLCTQIFREELGLYQGKVFSFVHLSIQEHLAALYVHLSWTNHNRNVIDQSWWSKVKKHFQFNSSEHVLLSELHQRAVDEALQSKNGNLDLFLRFLLGLSVDSHQILLQRIMTLNRSSSDSNEKTAEYIKKKIRTIDSPEKSINLFHCLNELGDRSLLEEIQQYLKSGTIKEAKLSSSQWSAVVFVLLTSEEELNVFRLDKFVNRNNKHENMKVLQKLLPVIKESRSVHLFDCGVTDEGCAALASALRSNPSHLRHLYLSGNKLGDSVKLLFAVLEDPRCKLEILVLNGCGVTDEGCAALASALRSNPSHLRHLSLTGNKLGDSVKMLSDVLQNPHCKLEILWLNYCGVTDEGCAALTSALRSNPSHLRHLSLTGNELGESVKMLSDVLEDPRCRLETLWLSDCGVTDEGCAALASALRSNPSHLRDLYLTKNKLGFSGVKLLSDLKDDPHYKLEKLYY, from the exons ATGGATCACACACAAACATCCAGAGATGAAGATTTTTCTCCAGGATGCAG TTCAGTTTATCAGAAGAGATCAGAACCAGAGCCCAgttgtgtgtctatgaagagtgacCGGTCTATGGGTGTTCCAGAAAATTTCAG GTCAATCCTGCCACACAGATCAGTTATAAGAAAACCTTTCCGTAAGAAATATGACCAGATTATGAATCAACCACAGGACAGAACGAATCCTAGTGTCag GTATAAGGTCATCAACACGTTTAGATCACATCTGCTGAAGAAGTTTGGGCGTCTGTATGAGGGAACAGGGACGCAGGGAAAGCCAACACTcctgaatgagatctacacagagctctacatcacagagagtgagagtggagagatcagtaatgaacatgaggtcagacagattgagacacaatccaggagaacagcaacagaggacacagccatcaaatgcaatcacatctttagacctttacctggacaagacaaagccatcagaactgtgctgacaaagggagtcgctggcattggaaaaacagtctctgtgcagaagttcatcctggactgggctgaagggaaagagaatcaggacgtccagctcatatttccacttcctttcagagaAATCAACTTGATGAAGAACAAAACACTCAGTCTTTCAGATCTTCTTCATGTCTTTCTCCCTGAAACTAAAGAAATGGAAATATCCAGTGATGAGTATAAAGtgttgttcatctttgatggtctggatgagtgtcgtCTGTCTCTGGACTTTCAGAGTAAAGTGAAAGTGTGTAATATATCTGAATCAGCCTCAGTGGATGTGCTGCTGATGAACCTCATTGTGGGgaatctgcttccctctgctctcatctggatcacctccagaccagcagcagctgatctcatcccctctgagtgtgtccatcgagtgacagaggtacgaggattcaatgagccacagaaggaggaatacttcaggaagagaatcagtgatcagagtctggctaacaggatcatctcacacctgAAGTCCTCCAGGAgcctctacatcatgtgccacatcccagtgttctgctggatctcagccgcTGTTCTAGAGAAGATGTTGAGTCCAGCAGAGACTGGagagattcccaagactctcactcaaatgtacacacacttcctgatcCTTCAGACCAACATCAAACATGAGAAGGACTATGAGAAGAAGCTGACAGATGAAGACATGATCCTCAAACTGGGGAAAGTGGCTTTTCAGCAGCTTGTGAAAGGCAACCTGATCTTCTATGAGGAAGACCTGAGAGAGTGTGGCATTGATGTGACAGAAGCATCAGTGTACTCAGGATTGTGcactcagatcttcagagaggagttgGGCTTGTATCAGGGGAAAGTCTTCTCCTTTGTTCATCTGAGCATTCAGGAACATCTAGCAGCTCTATATGTGCATCTCTCCTGGACAAACCACAACAGAAATGTGATTGACCAGAGTTGGTGGTCTAAAGTGAAGAAACACTTTCAATTCAATTCATCAGAACATGTTTTATTATCTGAGCTTCATCAGAGAGCTGTGGATGAGGCTCTACAGAGTAAAAATGGAAATCTGGATCTTTTCCTGCGGTTCCTTCTGGGTTTGTCAGTGGATTCTCATCAGATTCTCCTACAACGAATAATGACACTGAACAGAAGCAGCTCTGACAGCAATGAGAAAACAGCTGAATACATCAAGAAGAAGATCAGGACCATTGACTCTCCAgagaaatccatcaatctgttccactgtctgaatgaactgggtGATCGTTCACTATTGGAGGAAATACAACAGTATCTGAAATCTGGAACAATAAAGGAAGCCAAACTCTCATCATCTCAGTGGTCAGCTGTAgtttttgtgttgttgacatcagaaGAGGAGCTGAATGTGTTTCGTCTTGATAAATTTGTTAACAGAAATAataaacatgaaaacatgaaagtTCTTCAGAAGTTGCTGCCTGTGATTAAAGAATCCAGATCAGTTCA TTTGTTTGATTGTggtgtcacagatgaaggttgtgctgctctggcttcagctctgagatcaaacccctcacacctgagacacCTGTATCTGtctgggaataaactaggagattcagtGAAGCTGCTTTTTGCTGTACTGGAGGATCCTCGCTGTAAACTGGAGATACTGGT GTTGAATGGTTGTggtgtcacagatgaaggttgtgctgctctggcttcagctctgagatcaaacccctcacacctgagacacCTGAGTCTGActgggaataaactaggagattcagtGAAGATGCTTTCTGATGTCCTGCagaatcctcactgtaaactggagatacTGTG gttgaattattgtggtgtcacagatgaaggttgtgctgctctgacttcagctctgagatcaaacccctcacacctgagacacCTGAGTCTGACTGGGAATGAACTAGGAGAATCAGTGAAGATGCTTTCTGATGTACTGGAGGATCCTCGCTGTAGACTAGAGACACTGTG gttgagtgattgtggtgtcacagatgaaggttgtgctgctctggcttcagctctgagatcaaacccctcacacctgagagacctGTATCTGACTAAGAATAAACTAGGATTTTCAGGAGTGAAGTTACTCTCTGATCTGAAAGATGATCCACATTATAAACTGGAGAAATTATACTATT GA